One genomic region from Candidatus Omnitrophota bacterium encodes:
- a CDS encoding methylated-DNA--[protein]-cysteine S-methyltransferase produces MKDKSLTAFRKKVLLAVLKIPEGEVRTYSQVAVMAGSPKACRAVGQALKMNPYAPDVPCHRVIRSDGSTGGFTGGAGKKRKLLREEGYLCV; encoded by the coding sequence ATGAAAGATAAGTCCCTGACGGCGTTCCGGAAGAAGGTGCTTCTGGCGGTGCTTAAGATACCCGAAGGAGAGGTAAGGACCTATTCACAGGTCGCCGTGATGGCCGGTTCACCCAAAGCGTGCAGGGCGGTCGGTCAGGCCCTTAAGATGAATCCCTACGCCCCGGATGTGCCCTGTCACAGGGTCATCCGATCCGACGGTTCCACAGGCGGCTTTACCGGTGGGGCGGGGAAGAAGAGAAAACTTCTCAGGGAAGAAGGTTACCTATGCGTTTAG
- a CDS encoding YchF/TatD family DNA exonuclease, giving the protein MRLVDTHCHLDLEQFGADLEEVLERARSAGVRRIISPGISVASSENAIRIAAEHEEVFASAGVHPHEADKITAKDISAVREMLLLREKVIAVGEVGLDNFKGYSRPENQRKLFSEMVLLAGELDLPVILHCREAGEDLIEELSSVRHFPPRGVVHCFSGDIGMLEKILDMGFYVSFTGNITFPKSGKLREVVRHLPPERLMLETDSPYIAPQPVRGKRNEPANVRYLLDVYSGIYGLTAEDVARITTHNAQQLFHLGLEPNGAIVYPIRDVLYLNMTGRCTNRCGFCTRNLSTYVKGHNLHLTKEPSAWELIDAIGEVTRYREITFCGLGEPTLRLGALKEVASYVKKNGGRIRLNTNGEGNLIARRSIAPELSGLVDSVSVSINALDEKNYERTCRPVFGQKAYAAVVDFVKECVEEGIDSEVTCLDMVGRQAASSIKEMAERLGATFRLRHLNVVG; this is encoded by the coding sequence ATGCGTTTAGTGGATACACACTGCCATCTCGATCTTGAACAGTTCGGTGCGGACCTTGAAGAGGTCCTTGAAAGGGCGCGTTCGGCGGGCGTCCGGCGGATAATATCCCCCGGGATAAGCGTCGCCAGCAGCGAGAATGCGATCCGTATCGCCGCCGAACACGAAGAGGTCTTTGCATCGGCGGGGGTGCACCCGCATGAGGCGGATAAAATAACGGCCAAGGATATCTCGGCTGTCAGGGAGATGCTGCTTCTGCGGGAGAAGGTGATCGCGGTGGGCGAAGTGGGTCTGGATAATTTCAAGGGGTATTCCCGACCGGAGAACCAGAGGAAGCTTTTCAGCGAGATGGTCCTTTTGGCCGGTGAGCTGGACCTTCCCGTCATACTCCACTGCAGGGAGGCGGGTGAGGACCTTATCGAAGAGCTATCCTCCGTGCGCCACTTTCCCCCCAGGGGCGTGGTGCACTGTTTTTCGGGTGATATCGGCATGCTGGAAAAAATCCTTGATATGGGGTTTTATGTTTCTTTCACTGGGAACATAACCTTCCCCAAGTCCGGCAAGCTGCGCGAGGTGGTGAGGCATCTTCCTCCGGAGCGCCTCATGCTGGAGACGGATTCTCCCTACATCGCGCCCCAGCCCGTGCGCGGTAAGAGGAACGAGCCCGCGAACGTGCGGTACCTGCTGGATGTTTATTCCGGTATCTACGGGCTGACGGCGGAGGACGTGGCGCGGATAACCACGCATAATGCTCAGCAGCTCTTCCATCTGGGGCTTGAACCCAACGGGGCGATAGTCTACCCCATAAGGGACGTGCTTTACCTTAACATGACCGGCAGGTGTACCAATAGATGCGGTTTCTGCACGAGGAACTTATCCACTTACGTCAAGGGGCATAACCTCCATCTTACGAAAGAACCGTCGGCGTGGGAGCTTATCGATGCGATCGGTGAGGTTACCCGTTACAGGGAGATCACCTTCTGCGGTCTCGGTGAACCGACCCTGCGCCTCGGCGCGCTTAAGGAGGTCGCTTCCTACGTGAAGAAGAACGGGGGGAGGATACGCCTTAACACCAATGGGGAGGGAAACCTAATAGCCCGCCGCAGTATAGCGCCGGAACTGTCGGGCCTTGTCGATTCGGTCTCGGTCAGCATCAACGCCCTCGACGAGAAGAACTATGAAAGGACCTGCCGGCCGGTTTTCGGGCAGAAAGCGTACGCGGCGGTGGTCGATTTCGTGAAGGAGTGCGTGGAAGAAGGCATAGACAGCGAGGTCACGTGCCTTGACATGGTGGGGCGACAGGCCGCTTCCTCCATAAAGGAAATGGCCGAGCGCCTCGGTGCCACTTTCAGGTTAAGGCACCTGAACGTTGTGGGGTAG
- the metG gene encoding methionine--tRNA ligase: MGKFYITTPIYYVNANPHIGHAYTQIAVDTLSRYHKMLGDEVFFLTGTDEHGEKIEQASAEAGFAPGKEKEFVDTIVPNFKKVWHALGINYDHFVRTTDPQHEKEVQSFLTRMKEAGDIYQGEYDGWFCTPCETFWTQTQAAGGLCPECARPVEHIKEKNYFFRMSKYQDWLASYINAHPDFIMPEFRKNEVLGFLKEQLTDLCISRPKQRMSWGVEIPFDRDYVVYVWFDALINYVSGLEAKGLLGKFWPPDFHVIAKDILRHHAVYWPIMLKSAYGKDHERDEDYLPGTIFAHGWWKMDQEKMSKSKGNIVDPVMLGEEYGADAIRYFMLRAISLGLDGDFTEEALVNIYNSDLANDLGNLLNRTLTMVEKYFDGVSPQVPAQLDSAEQLERSKSVRTPVEQLFGWLHEYLATPKLFTKEALESIMLAVGKANKYIELSAPWEFARQGDTEAIKLIITDLLETLRVAAISISPFMPATAGEMWRQLGLGRMYLDEDNNALIPEIISEVKERIESEKWTDFPAGTKVAKGEPLFMRIKK, from the coding sequence ATGGGAAAATTCTACATTACAACACCCATATATTACGTGAACGCGAACCCGCATATAGGCCACGCTTACACCCAGATAGCCGTGGATACTTTATCCCGGTACCACAAGATGCTCGGGGATGAGGTCTTCTTCCTGACCGGGACCGACGAACACGGGGAGAAGATAGAGCAGGCGAGCGCCGAGGCCGGTTTCGCTCCGGGCAAGGAGAAGGAATTCGTCGACACGATAGTGCCGAACTTCAAAAAGGTCTGGCACGCGCTGGGGATAAATTACGACCATTTCGTGAGGACGACCGACCCGCAGCACGAGAAAGAGGTCCAGTCTTTCCTTACCCGCATGAAGGAGGCGGGCGACATTTACCAGGGCGAGTACGACGGCTGGTTCTGCACGCCCTGCGAGACGTTCTGGACGCAGACCCAGGCCGCGGGGGGTCTGTGCCCCGAATGCGCGAGGCCCGTCGAGCATATCAAGGAGAAGAACTATTTCTTCAGGATGAGCAAGTACCAGGACTGGCTGGCTTCATACATAAACGCCCATCCCGATTTCATAATGCCCGAGTTCAGGAAGAACGAGGTTTTGGGATTCCTCAAGGAGCAGCTTACGGACCTGTGCATATCGCGTCCCAAGCAGAGGATGTCCTGGGGGGTGGAGATACCCTTTGACAGGGATTACGTGGTCTACGTCTGGTTCGACGCGCTCATAAACTATGTTTCCGGGCTGGAGGCCAAGGGCCTCCTGGGCAAATTCTGGCCGCCGGACTTCCACGTGATAGCCAAGGACATACTGCGGCACCACGCCGTATACTGGCCGATAATGCTCAAAAGCGCCTACGGCAAGGATCACGAAAGGGACGAGGATTACCTTCCGGGGACCATATTCGCGCACGGATGGTGGAAGATGGACCAGGAGAAGATGTCCAAGTCCAAGGGCAACATCGTCGACCCGGTCATGCTCGGAGAGGAGTACGGCGCCGATGCCATACGTTATTTCATGCTGAGGGCCATAAGTCTCGGGCTTGACGGTGATTTCACCGAGGAAGCACTGGTGAACATATATAACAGCGACCTTGCCAACGACCTGGGCAACCTTCTTAACAGGACCCTTACTATGGTCGAGAAATATTTTGACGGCGTATCCCCGCAGGTCCCCGCGCAGCTGGATAGCGCCGAACAGCTCGAGCGAAGCAAGTCCGTCCGAACGCCGGTAGAGCAGCTTTTCGGGTGGCTTCACGAATATCTGGCAACGCCCAAGCTCTTTACAAAAGAGGCGCTCGAATCGATAATGCTCGCGGTGGGCAAGGCCAATAAGTATATCGAGCTTTCCGCACCGTGGGAATTCGCCAGGCAGGGTGATACCGAGGCGATAAAGCTCATAATAACGGACCTTCTGGAGACGCTGAGGGTTGCCGCGATCTCTATATCCCCGTTCATGCCCGCCACCGCCGGGGAGATGTGGAGGCAGCTCGGTCTGGGGCGGATGTACCTTGATGAGGATAATAACGCGCTCATACCCGAAATAATCAGCGAGGTGAAAGAGCGCATTGAATCTGAAAAGTGGACGGATTTCCCCGCCGGGACCAAAGTCGCCAAGGGAGAACCCCTTTTCATGCGTATCAAAAAGTGA